The Arabidopsis thaliana chromosome 5, partial sequence genomic interval TAGCGGAATCATAGAATATCAGGACACGGCCTATATCTTGGTTGTGTGACGTTGCATTCCAAGAAGTGTagttagaagaaacaagagagtTGTTGTTGATTCCTACATGGGATTTGACATCGAGAGGATCCCATTCTGGATTAGTAAATGTGTCGAACTCGACATAAACAAGTGGGAAAGCAGAAGACTGATTATTGGTTCCATTGAATAGACCCAAGAAACCACCAGCTGAGTTGGGAGGCAATTGGATTCTCGCTGGAGCTAGAAAGAAAGCAAACCCATGACCGTAATTACCATACCCAACATTACGGGTATCAATTCTGAAGGAGAAACGCGTACTAAAATCCGAAGGCTTACTGGTACCTGGATTCCATAAAGGAACCTGCTTACCATAAGTAGCCCAACCGGCACGGCATGTGTAGTCAATGTTGGTAAGCTCAACAGCCCCATTTGCTCTTGCATCTCCTTGGTATGCTATTTCAGAAACATCTGATCCAAAACGAGATATGTTAAATTGAACTGAACAGACAAAAGggagaaccaaaacaaaggaaaataaCAGAATTGAGTTGGCCATTTGCAGGCAGAAACAACAATTAGCTCAAGAGACAAAATTGGTGCAACTGATATGTATATTTATCAGCAAGTCAATGACTAAACCTTGATTATAAGAATGAAATCATTTGAGAGCGTGATCCAAGCTATCACAggaattaaattttttgataaacaacCATAAAAGTCACCATATAGTTGACCCTAAGAGTAAACAGATCATATCTCTGTATTGATTGCTTATAACAGATTAGAAAAATGAGGAAGACATGTTTGATACTCATCCTAAATTGTAAGACAGCTTATGATAATCACAAAGGAACTCAAGTATATCAAAGAGAAGACTTATTTTTTCCTCAAGCCAATGGGTGAACAAGCAGAGTCAAACTTTATAGActtcaaaaataagaaatcacAATCAAAAAGTCCATGTAACACTGATATTTTCCACAGAACAAGTTTATTCACAACCACGATTAGTTATTTGAACATGACATGATTAATCATCAACACAGATGAACCAAACTCAAGAACATGTCAATGCACAGTAAAAAAGGTCAAAAGATCTGTTCTTTTAAGAAATCGATTAAAAACATACACATCAAGAGACCATTATAAGCGAATATACTTCCATCAAGTCAATGCCAAACCTAGgattagaaaaataagataGCCAGCTCAACCTCAGATAAAACTAATTAGCATCAACCTTAAAAGTAGTCAACTAAGTCTATCTGTTATCATGAGAGGAATGTGATAAACAATTGTATATGATCTTATCCTACGTGCAAGAACAAACCcagatacaaaaacaaaattatctttGAAAACGATGTGAaatcattaagaaaaaagtaggaacttatttaaatatttgtaaccCTGGATCATGGCCattcagaaaacaataaaCTTTCTATGACTTATCCAGTTATCTTCATTTTCGTCGAACACTTGGTGAGCATGTCCTTAAACCAACCCAACGAACTACCTGAAAAATCTCCAAGCCCGGttcaaaaaaaactcagaatGATAGAATTTATGATTTGACAAAATTATCCTTTAGCATTAACGAAACGCAAGTTtctattattatcattttcgTCCCTCAAGTTTCCCTTAAGTCACATTATTGCCCCATCTGGCTTCCCTCAGATTCACTTCCACTACCGCCgcttctcattctctttctcGTCAATCTCAATCAATGGCTTCTGAAGATACTCTCTCCTCGAATCCTCTATTGCAGAATTTTGACTTCCCTCCGTTTGACTCCGTTGATGCTCACCATGTCAGACCTGGGATTCGTGCTCTGTTGCAGCAGCTCGTacgtttctctttctttatcatCCCGatcattgttgtttttcttcttcttctattggACTTGTGTATTGTTTCTATGATCCTATGAACAGATTAGTAAAATGTTGCATATATTAGCTATTGCCATTTGTGTGAAACGATTTTTTCTTCCAGGAAGCTGAATTGGAGCAGCTAGAAAAAGCTGTAGAGCCTTCATGGCCAAAACTAGTGGAGCCATTAGAGAAGATTATTGATCGGTTATCTGTTGTTTGGGGAATGATCAATCATCTTAAGGCTGTCAAGGACACACCTGAGCTTCGTGCTGCCATTGAAGAAGTTCAGgtagatttttatttgtattgccAAGTTTTTCTCTGCTCATGACTGGtttaattcaaattcaaatctaCTTATTGGTGTCGACATTTGTTTGATTGTCATCAAACATGTACATCACTGTTAAATTGATATTCATGAAAATTATGGATTCAGTCAAAGGGAGCtctaagtttttgtttgtttattcagTGGATTAGGAttcgttttcttgttttcctAACAATACTTTCATCTACACTCTACAGCCGGAGAAGGTGAAGTTCCAGCTCAGGTTGGGACAGAGCAAACCCATTTACAATGCATTTAAGGCTATTCGAGAATCTCCAGACTGGAATTCATTGAGCGAAGCTCGTCAACGATTAGTTGAAGGCAAGTAATTATAATCGGAGCATAAGAAGGAACACAATTTGTTCTTTCCtttccagtttttttttgtataagagGAAtcgttttatattttcaatgcTCAGAGATATGTGCTAATATAGTTTCCATGTGTTTTCAGCCCAAATAAAGGAGGCGGTTCTGAGTGGTATTGCTCTTGAAGATGATAAGAGGGaagaatttaacaaaattgaacAGGTTTATTCTATAACTCTTGACGAATAAATGTCAGCTCCATGAGTCCACACGCATTACTTCTGTGTAATTAGTAATATGATCTGCTTACTTGATTTGCCCTTGTCCACTATAGGAACTTGAAAAACTTTCTCATAAGTTTTCTGAGAATGTTTTGGACGCTACAAAGAAGTTTGAAAAGTTGATAACAGACAAGAAAGAGATTGAGGGGTTGCCACCATCTGCACTTGGATTGTTCGCACAAGCAGCTGTTTCCAAGGTATAATATCTGAAAGATTTATAAAGTTTCATGTTGATTTACATTGGGTTTTTAAGTTGTTGATTCGTCTTAATATATATGACCCAAGGGCCATGAAACTGCAACTGCTGACACTGGACCATGGCTCATTACACTCGATGCTCCTAGTTATCTTCCCGTTATGCAACATGCCAAAAACCGAGCTCTGCGCGAGGAAGTCTACCGTGCTTACTTATCCCGTGCCTCTTCGGGTGATTTAGATAATACAGCAATTATCGACCAAATCTTGAAGCTTCGACTGGAAAAGGCTAAGCTTCTTGGTTACAGAAATTATGCTGAGGTATTATAGTCTACTAAGTCAACTTACTCTCCTTTACTCATGGGcttaaatttaatatcattcTCCTTGTCCAGGTAAGCATGGCCACGAAAATGGCTACTGTGGAGAAAGCAGATGAGCTACTAGAAAAGCTTCGCAGTGCTTCATGGGATCCGGCTGTTCAAGGTAACTTCTAGTGAGAAAAATACTTAAATCAACATATAGTTCTTTAACTAGTGAGCTGTTACTGCATTTCTCTATCCAATAAAGTATGTAACGGTTTCCCTCATAGCTTTTTTGTATCGGcctttcaaaccaaaatcatgattataattaattttacatgTGTTATGGACTTAGACATAGAAGACCTTAAGAGTTTTGCGAAGAACCAAGGTGCTGCAGAGGCTGACAGTTTGACTCACTGGGACATCACTTTCTGGAGTGAGAGGCTTCGTGAATCCAAATACGATATTAATGAGGTTCTCGTCCTTATTCTTTAGTTTGTGATACAATTGTATATTGTTTTACAATCCTTGCCGCTTATTGCTCACTGCTTGTAATTTTGTAGGAAGAACTGCGACCTTACTTCTCATTGCCAAAGGTTATGGATGCGTTATTCGGTCTAGCTAAGACACTATTTGGAATTGATGTTGTGCCAGCAGACGGTGTAGCGCCGGTAAAATCTGGAACTTAATATGTCGTGTTTCAGTATATGTCCATCATgctattatgttttttaacatgttatatattattgcCGTGAAGGTCTGGAACAGCGATGTTAGGTTCTACTGTGTCAAAGATTCTTCTGGAAATCCAACTGCTTATTTCTACTTTGATCCCTACTCTCGCCCTTCAGAAAAGAGAGACGGCGCTTGGATGGATGAAGTTTTTTCTCGTAGCCGAGTCATGGCCCAGAAGGGTTCCTCCGTTAGACTCCCTGTTGCTCAAATGGTCTGCAACCAAACTCCACCTGTTGGTGACAAGCCAAGCCTTATGACATTCCGTGAGgtaaaaaatatcttaaattcTATATTGATTGTGAAGGAAGTAAATGCCTGAGTATGTATGGTAGTTGGTAACAAACTATGAGTACACATGCCCCCAAATGTAGTTTTCCCTGCCCTAGAAGTTAAATTGGTACCTGAGAAAACTTACTTCATGtgtaattttattgatttattcgACTATTGTGGATTGGTATTCACTCATGGAACTTTACATATTGGTGGCGTGGAGGGCCATGCTATGACGAAATTTTACAATCTTTAGGAGTAGCACTAGATAGACCACTTCTCTTTTCGACCTATATGTAGCTTTCCATACTTGAAACTTTAGGTGCTTTTGGAGAACTCTTACATGCATGGTCAATGACTCATGATCCTTGTTCTTTATGACAATATTATTCTGATTTACAGGTAGAGACTGTGTTCCATGAATTTGGCCATGCTCTTCAGCATATGCTTACCAAAGAGGATGAGGGGCTAGTGGCTGGTATCCGGAATATCGAGTGGGATGCAGTTGAATTACCGTCACAGTTTATGGAGAACTGGTGCTACCACAGGTACTTGGGTTCAACTGCCTTGCCGAATTTAATTTACAAATGTTTGGGTCCCCGTGATTTTTGTCCTCTTACAAATACTTTTGCAGTGCTGCGTAGAGGCATTTACTAGTAAATTTATAATGAACATTATCTGAATGTGGTTTCAGGGATACCTTAATGAGCATTGCTAAGCATTATCAAACAGGAGAAACTCTTCCCGAGAATGTATACAAGAAGCTACTGGCTGCAAGAACATTCCGTGCAGGGTCCCTTAGTCTTCGCCAGGTCAGTACATTATATCAAACTGTAGATGTTCATATGTAGTACTAAGcaagattctcttcttcagcgGATTGTACACATTTCAGTAAATTTGGCTCTTGTTGTTCCAGTTGAAGTTTGCTACAGTTGATCTGGAGCTGCACACAAAATACATGCCAGGTGGGGCAGAGACCATCTACGAAGTTGATCAAAGGGTGTCCATAAAAACACAAGTGATCCCTCCACTTCCTGAAGATAGATTCCTCTGTAGCTTCAGTCATATATTTGCAGGTAACATCCTTAAACCCGTTTTGTTGTAACGCATCCGTAAACGTTAGTCATGTGCAGTTATCGTAGGTGCGTTTGATAGTTTGTTTCACTTGTTCACCTTCTCATGTCTTGTCAGGTGGTTATGCAGCTGGATACTACAGTTACAaggtaaaatatattcttttgtttctatataattCACCGATGCAGCAGTTCTATTCACGATGGTTCTCTGCTGGTCAAATATCTAAATACACTTTTGTGGACAACGTGCAGTGGGCGGAGGTTTTGTCTGCAGATGCGTTTTCAGCTTTTGAAGATGCTGGGTTGGATGACATTAAGGTATATGCTGCTAAACAAACTTACTGAAGCTTTGATTCGATTTTCCAGACTCTGAACATCTCTCTGTGTTGTGTGGGTTGCAAAACACAGGCTGTCAAAGAAACAGGACAGAGATTCAGAAACACTATACTTGCTCTGGGAGGAGGAAAAGCTCCTCTAAAAGTAAAATCTCTTCTCTGCCTTTTATACTATAGGTTCTGCATATCATAAATCCAAGTTGTTTGTTTCCAGAGCTTATAATGATCAAATGTAATGGTAAACTATTGAACAGGTGTTTGTGGAGTTCAGAGGACGAGAACCTTCCCCAGAGCCTCTGCTCAGACACAATGGACTCTTGGCTGCTTCTGCTTGAACTAATTATGTCCTTTGCTACTCTCACACTCAACTTTGGGTTTATTAATgtcattaaataaaattaaactttttccTTGCTTGTTTCCTGAGCATGCTTTCTTCAAGTGTTGTAGTAATCATCTCATAGAAGTGCAgctggtaaaaaaaaaaatggttcaTAAACGAAACGAACAgagataatatttttcttcgaACCATTTTCACATTCTCCACTACATTTTTCTTAGATCCTCTCGATCTTTTCTTACTAAGTCACTCTGTTCATGGTGTCACCAATAATCTAAAGAACCTTAATCTGAAAGAGGAAAAGGACAGAAAACTTCCACCTCTTTGCTCAACCTAGAAATTCACTAACTACCCTTTACATGTTTTCCTCTATCTACTGTTTCCCTAACActcaaaatcttttctttcGAGTTTCCCTTCCTTCCTTTCCCTTCCATTTACACAAAGGTTCCACCTCCACCCAAATTCTCCGATTCTAGTCTCCTGGAGTTGTTAAGCATATTTCAACGTACGGTCAACAATTATTACGGGGCTTCTTTTGCTTCCACAAATGGAGACTGCACACTATCCGCATCCGAATCACTTCCTGATGAACTCCCTGACTCTGAATCTGCATAGAGTCAAACACCGAAAACCGTTTAAACATTGGCAAAAGATAAACATTTAAATGAGAAATAGATGAAAGGGTAAGACTATATTACCACTAGAAGAAGAACTGCCACTCGAACTGAAGCTGCCAGAAGAACTAGAGCCACCACTAGCAGCGGCAGCTGTACCATCCCTTTCAATCTCCACTGATGGATAATCCTCAACTGGTATATCTTCTCCAATGTCTACATCCTCTTCTCCTGCTTCCCCTCCTTTCCTCCCTCTCTTCTCAGCACTTCCCATTTCTGTCACCGGAGGCTGATGATAATGACAAAGATCAGTACTAACCAATCAGAAACAAAGTGTGCATTTTGATAAATGGATCAGAAGTTTGCTTTACCATGTTTCTTGGTGGAGTTGACACATTCTGGATAAACCCTTGTCGCTTGATCTTGCTTGCCATCTTTCTGTAGTTGGTAACAAAACGATCAAGCTCCCACAAAGTCTCATTATCTAAAGCTTCAATATCCAACTCTATTTCGTCACCGTCTTGAGGCAAATCTCTTGTCCTCTTCCTAAGAATCTGAATCAACTGTCCAAGCTTCTCAGGAGGCAATTCTTGTAGATTCACGCCAAGCTTTCCCTTTTCATCCATTGTCATTTCCCGCTTGTTTGGATCCTTAGCCTTCGGTTTCGGTAACTTCCCTTTCCTTCCCTTATTCGTTTCACGCACTTCAAGTGATGCTTCCACTTGGTTAACCGGCTGGGGaggtggtgatggtggtggtggtggctgAACCggtgaaggaggaggagatgggTCACGTGTTATCTCAATTACTGGAGGAGGAGGCAATGTAGGTAGTAGCGGCTTCACTGAATCTAGCTTTTTAGCTATAGAAATCTGTTCAGGTCCTTTCCTTGCATTCTCCGCCACATTATTCTGATTCCACACTCTTTGATTATCCTCAGGTCCAGGACGAGACGATGATCCCATAACTTTCACCTCTTGAGCCTCGAATCTCTTCAATGTAGGGTTGAACCAAACGTCAAATTGACTCAGAAGCTTCTCAGCCATCAAATAAACATCTTGACCCTTTGGATTATACGACATCGCATTGGTGAAAGTCAACCTAACATCAGAAGCGAAATCAATCGGCGATCTATATAAACCTTTTTCCAGATTCATCTTCACCGTACCCAGATCCATAGGCTTGTCCACAATCCGATGATAGTCATGAAGCCCTAAACCTACCACATCAACAGGATTTAAAAAGACCCATGACCATTTATGCTTCATCAGCTTCACCAAGATCTGACCACATGTCGTCATCATACTCTTCAACACCTTCTCAGACATCAGATCCAAAGCCACATGACGCTTAAGGCTAGGCTCGTCCGTAGCAAACGGATTGCTTCGCTTCTGCCCATGcccaattttcttcttcttcgtcttcgtcttcttcactcCAACGTCATTCGTTTCACCAGCGAAGCTACGAGCTTGAGTAGTATAAACAGAGCCGCTCACGAACGTACCCGATTCGATCCGTTCTCTCAGGAACCGAACTTCCTCGAGCTCCGAATTGAGACGCTTCTTCAGCTCCCTGAGCTGATTCGAGGTGTACCCATCAAGATCAAAGGAAACGTAGTCTCCATAAGCTGACGAATCATCGAAATGCTTGCTCGAATTGTTCCCGTAAGCGGAGATTGagttagggttagggttagggttgaAAAGAGGATTATTGATATCACCGGAAAGAGGTTGGTTTGTGTATTTCCTCATAAAAACGGCGCCACATTGTCCCAGAAACAACGGTTCGTTTAGGTTAGCCAAAACCGCAGGTGCCATACAAAACTCGAAGGGCACAAGATCATTTCAGAGGGATATGATCTCTTTCTCCCTTCGCCGGAATCAGACCTTTGATCTGACCCTTGTATAATTTAGAAACGTTGAAGTGAGAAATTAACGCCACCGGAAAAACAATTCCGGCGAtcggaagaaaagaaagggaTTGTTGTTTGGAGAGGAGGACGAGGAAAAACAAGGTGAGGCATCGTCTCTTCTTAAAGGACATTGAAATCTGCCCGTTAAAACGCTTAGTGCTTCTCCTCACCGTTGATTCGAGATCTGACGGTTCAGATCTGTTTAATGACGTTGCCCGATCCATCTGCCCGAGTAATCTGACGTGGACGGCTCAGATTTCGTTAATTTATCCAGTGACCGTTCCATAGCCGTTGGTTCGTGCGTGCTTTATTTCTCTTAGcgattttcttaattaaacaaaatgtaGGCAAATTGGTAATTTCGGAGTCTGAACTGTTTCACATGGGCCCACagttatttttcctttttcttttcgacataattttttttttgagactTATTCTTAATATTCTCGCTTTCACTTTTGCTAGGTCAGCAGTTTCTTGAATAATCTGTCCATTTGTTAGATTAAATATTCCTATCTCATCATAAATTTAGAAATGCATCACAATTTAATTGATAGAGATACAAATTCATAATTCAAAGAACTTTATTCGAGACTAAACACCGGCGGTCAAACTCGCCGGAATTGAAGGGGTAGGACAGCCAAGAAACACCGatgtactttattttattttcttaaagccGGAGGAATTAGCCAACTGGGGCAACCGTCGAACCTTTCAAATGACGAAAATACCCTTTAAAAGAAATCATCAGTAAAGCATGAATCTGAACTGTGGAAATACCCCAGATTTCTCAAGGatctaatcttttttcttggcAAGCCCTTGATTCCTTGAACAAGATCAACAAGAACtttgaaggaagagagaggaaGGAGACTCgatccaagtttttttttttcaaaggaAGGAGGTGAGAGTGACTCAATTATTGAGAAAATAAGtgcaattttgtttatatacatttgACGAAGTTGGGTAAAATCTGGGCCGTCGGATCCTTGATTAAAAACACATATTATGAGGTGTCAGGTTGTATACTGGAAAAAGGAGGTCATAACcgtaaataataataaatgttgcGTCTATCCCCAAACACAACAACAGATGTGGGGACCATTTCCCTGATATATCGTGGGACCCACGACAGCTCACTTTTCTCTGTTGATTAATCTCTACCACAATCACACGCGCAGAAAAATTGCGTGCGTGTCACACTCTCTTTAGCTGACCTGGTTGTTTCTGTAGtttcaaaagtatatatatagatcatTCTAGAAGGAAATAAACAGTAATGAAATTTTTTCGGATTACAGTGTTTTAGAATTCAACAGAGAGAGAATGTTGTAAATCTCCCAAGAACAAGACATGACTCCCCAGAGGAATCACTCTCTTCCCGACATCATTCGCTACGCTTAGCTGCTTGCAAGGATCGATTACGAACACTGTTTCCATCATTTCATTGGAACGAACATGAACACGATCATAACCAATCAGCTGCTTCTCCGGAACACCAGATAAAACCGGTGGCATTTTCGAAAACAGCATCACAACATGACTACCGTCGATTTCTCCGGTATTGCTCACATGAACACGAACGTTAAACCGCAGAGATTCGCAAGAGTTAACAATCACATCATCGAGCTGTAAGTATCGAAGTTCTTCTCCATGTTGTAGTTGTTTCTTGTGAGAAGACTGTTGTGGAAGAAGTTCCGATAAGCTAAGTCTGATTGGTGCTGATAAGATCTTGTACTCGAATTTCGTGTAGCTTAAACCGGTCCCAAAACTGTAAACTTGAGGTCCGGTATAGAATCTGTACGTTCTTCCTGGATATCCACGAGATGAATTGGCTCTCATGTGCATATCCGACATTGCCACATCCGTGAATGACTCCGGATACCACGTTGTCGGTAATCTACCACCTACACTTGAAccgaaaccaaaaccatataCAACCAAAAAGCTTTAGTATTCAGTTTCTGCATTTCATAAACTGGGATGAACAGAAGATGCTTTGATTTGCGATAGGCTAACCTGGATTGAAGTCTCCAAATATGATTTCAGCGAGTGCTTGTCCACCAGTTTCACCTGGATAACCAATCCAGATAATGCTTCCGATTCTCGGGTCATTTTTAGCAAACGTTACATCCACTGGTCCTCCACCGGTTAGAACAAGAATCACCGGTTTTTTGCTCACAGCAGCAACATGAGACACAAGATCTTTCTGTTTACCAGGCAAAGAAAGACTAACTCGATCCTTATCCTCGGTTTCTTGAGAGAGATCTAATCCTGCAACTACTATGACAAAATCCGCTCCCTTGGCGATGGCCACAGCTTCTCCAAATCCGGTATCAGAATCACAAGACACGTCTGAGCAACCAGACGCATAAGATGTCTTCTTCACATACTCCAGAAGTTCCGTGAACAAAGTCTTTCGTTGACACGGCTTTCCTTTACAAATATGACATTTATAAACTGTTTCAGCGAGGAGAAAAATTTAGCCTGcttgaaaataacaagaagaTAGATAGTCCGAACCTGTATAAGTACCGCCCATATTGCTTATATTATTCGCCATTGGACCAACGATTGCTAATGAAGAAACATGGTTTTTGTTCAAAGGCAACAACTTGTGATCATTTTTCAGGAGCACGATACCCTGTCTTGTTGCTTCCAGTGCCAATTTTCTGTGGTCTGAGCTACAAATGTCATTTGATCCTAACTTTCCGTACTGTCCTCTTCTTGGATCACCATCAAAAAGTCCAAGACGAAGTTGAACAGCAAAGAGATTTAGCAGAGCTCGGTCTACTAGTTCTTCGCTCACCTTCCCCTGCTCAATCGCAGATTGTGTGTGCCGAAGCATGTATGTTCCACAATTTATATCCACCCCTATGAATTCACAATCTCAGATTTCATTTTAAGACAACCTATTTACAAGTTAACAAGTGTTAAAAGAACTCAAAAGGACCTGCTTTTATGGCATCAGCAACAGCTTCCTCAGGTGACTTGGTATATCCTTGGTACGCAAAAATAGTTGCCACAGCATCACAGTCTGATGTAATGTACCTGCACAGATACAAGAAAAAGACTCCCCGGTAAATCTTTCATTGGCCGAACCAAAgcatcacaaacaaaaatcaggtTTTTCTCTCCTTCCCTGTTGAAGATTCACTTACCCTTCAAATCCCCACTCAACTCGAGCTTTTTGTAATAAGTCTCCTTGCGCACAAGCAGGGACCCCATTAACTGCATTATATGAACACATCAAGCAGCTAGCTTTACCATCTCTTATACAAGTCTCAAATGGGGGCTGATATGTGTCTTCCATGTCCTGTTCTGTGACCTACTAATACAGAGTAAGCTAGACTCAGTGTTCGACACAGAACCATGGAGATAATGCAAAAGCCAGAAGCAATATAACTAGTTAAATTCTGTTTCATGAACACCAAAGAAAGGTGCATTCAATAAAGTCTATAGATTTAATTCTATTTTAGGTCAAACCTGATCCACTAAACCTGAGAGTTCTCAATTAAAATCCAATTGAAGTTGATACACAAGCTACACATAGTGAAGAAAAGAGTTCTTAGTCTTACCACAGCATTGAAGTCGTATCTAGTGAAATTCCCCCATTTTTCCAAATCATAGGCAGTGAAATGCTTACAACAAGCAGATAACATGAGCTTCCcatcagcatcatcatcatgacgatcatcatcaacatcatcactaaatcttcttttcaaaaccttccttttcttcttctcttgaaaCCCTCTAACGAACTCAACTCCATACTCGGAAACTACCTTCGGATCCTCACCAGGAGTCTCCTGTCCTCTTCCCCATCTCGGATCCCTAAACACATTTATATTCGGAGCCCAAAACGTCAACCCAGCTTGACCACCGTTGTACATAGCCCGACCTTCCACCGCAACAGCAGATCCAATCTCGTACCATAGCGTTCTATTGAAAGATGCAGCAGATACGATTACCTGAGGAAAACTAGTAGCGGCGGAGATCGAACCGTTGAAGGAAACTCCGGGACCGTTATCGGCGAGTCCGTGTAAAGACTCCGACCACCACTCGTACGGAGGAATACCGAGACGGGGTACTGAAGCAGCTGTGTTTGAGAGCTGACCTATCTTCTCTGGGAGCATGAGGAGGGAGACGAGAGAAATTGCTCGTTGTTTTATGGATAAAGAGACATTGCAGAAGGGATAAGAGCTAAAATGAGGAGGTTTACAAGGGAACTGTGGATGAGAATCGAGGTTTTTGAAGGTTTCAGCTATGGCGGAAGTGAAGAAGAGTAAGGAGATTAGAGTCAACTGAAGATTCATATTTTGGAGGAAAATAAATCTGTAGAGAAGAGTgaaaaaggaaactaaaaGGTATAGTTTTAAACCGAACTAAATAGACCggtaaaatctaaattaacAGTTGGACCGGTTGGTTCACTGCTGTTTCTTGTTACTTGTCATTTGACGGACGGTAGAGGGGCCAAATCATTATGGGCCTTTATCTAATCGatttatagtaattaattaagatcAGTGAACATTTATGAATTGGGGCTTTATCTAATCAAGGTCTACAATTTTTGTAGACTAATGCTTgaataattttacttttacaaaTGGGTGGGTTTCAAGTGTCTCTAGCtagttgacaaaagaaaacattaaattttattttaaaaaaattaaaaatgatagtattttaaaattgtatataaattttttattcacaaggatttaaaaatattaattgtaaataacaaaaattttaaaaccacCAAATTTTATGTATTGTAGTTATATTAAAAGTCAGAATTATTTACTTTGGTGTAAAACTCTCTAAAATAAATGAACCGAAAACTCAAAACCCAATATTGAAACTTAACTAACAAccccaaaattttcaaatatgcATCCATAGTGGCTTAGTCATGGTCACATAGCACATAATGGCTGAAGCTTATTCACGTGTTTCATCTTTTCTTATCCCTGCTTCTGCTTGCATGCATTCACCTTGAAAATTgtgtcatttttttcttatggttgttactttattttatttactaaacCTTTGTCAACCCAACTGTTGATCCCTGGTTTTAGTTAAACCAACAATTATTAGGATAAACacatactttttaaaaaaagtcaatggGTATCCAAGAATGATTAGtttagaaatttaaatatatgaaattttgttaattttcaatttaaat includes:
- a CDS encoding Zincin-like metalloproteases family protein (Zincin-like metalloproteases family protein; FUNCTIONS IN: metalloendopeptidase activity; INVOLVED IN: response to cadmium ion, proteolysis; LOCATED IN: cytosol, apoplast, chloroplast; EXPRESSED IN: 24 plant structures; EXPRESSED DURING: 13 growth stages; CONTAINS InterPro DOMAIN/s: Peptidase M3A/M3B, thimet/oligopeptidase F (InterPro:IPR001567); BEST Arabidopsis thaliana protein match is: Zincin-like metalloproteases family protein (TAIR:AT5G65620.1); Has 30201 Blast hits to 17322 proteins in 780 species: Archae - 12; Bacteria - 1396; Metazoa - 17338; Fungi - 3422; Plants - 5037; Viruses - 0; Other Eukaryotes - 2996 (source: NCBI BLink).): MASEDTLSSNPLLQNFDFPPFDSVDAHHVRPGIRALLQQLEAELEQLEKAVEPSWPKLVEPLEKIIDRLSVVWGMINHLKAVKDTPELRAAIEEVQPEKVKFQLRLGQSKPIYNAFKAIRESPDWNSLSEARQRLVEAQIKEAVLSGIALEDDKREEFNKIEQELEKLSHKFSENVLDATKKFEKLITDKKEIEGLPPSALGLFAQAAVSKGHETATADTGPWLITLDAPSYLPVMQHAKNRALREEVYRAYLSRASSGDLDNTAIIDQILKLRLEKAKLLGYRNYAEVSMATKMATVEKADELLEKLRSASWDPAVQDIEDLKSFAKNQGAAEADSLTHWDITFWSERLRESKYDINEEELRPYFSLPKVMDALFGLAKTLFGIDVVPADGVAPVWNSDVRFYCVKDSSGNPTAYFYFDPYSRPSEKRDGAWMDEVFSRSRVMAQKGSSVRLPVAQMVCNQTPPVGDKPSLMTFREVETVFHEFGHALQHMLTKEDEGLVAGIRNIEWDAVELPSQFMENWCYHRDTLMSIAKHYQTGETLPENVYKKLLAARTFRAGSLSLRQLKFATVDLELHTKYMPGGAETIYEVDQRVSIKTQVIPPLPEDRFLCSFSHIFAGGYAAGYYSYKWAEVLSADAFSAFEDAGLDDIKAVKETGQRFRNTILALGGGKAPLKVFVEFRGREPSPEPLLRHNGLLAASA